In the genome of Streptomyces lydicus, the window CCAAGGCGACCGAGCGCGGCAGGGCGTACTACGAGAAGTTCACCGACTGGCTTGCCGGGAACGGGATCACTCAGCACCCCGACCCGTTCCTCGGGCGCCCCGCCCGCTCGATCGTGCTCATTCCGAGGGCACTGCAGCCGAACGCCGACCGGGTCGACGAGACGGTGCACTCCTTCGTCGGCGCCTGCCAGGGCGACCGGGCCGCACAGGGCGACTGGGAGCGGCCCGCGGACGCCGAGCGGGTGCTGCTGGTCTCGCTCGGCTCGTCGTTCACCAAGCAGCCCGGGTTCTACGGGGAGTGCATCAAGGCGTTCGGCGACCTGCCGGGCTGGCATGTCGTGCTCCAGGTGGGCAAGCACGTCACCGCCGACGACCTCGGGGAGATCCCCGGGAATGTGGAAGTGCGCGACTGGGTGCCGCAGTTGGCGATTCTGAAGAAGGCGGATGCCTTCATCACGCACGCCGGGGCGGGTGGCAGCCAGGAGGGGCTGGCCACCGCGACACCCATGGTGGCCGTCCCGCAGGCCGTCGACCAGTTCGGCAATGCGGACGTGCTCCAGGGGCTCGGTGTCGCCCGGCACGTTCCGATGGAGGAGGCGGACGCCGCCACCCTCCGCGCGGCGGTGCTCGCGCTCGTCGACGACCCGGAGGTGCGGCGCCGTCTCGCGGCCATCCAGCGGGAGATGGACGCGGAGGGCGGCACCCGGCGCGCGGCCGATCTGATCGAGGCGGAGCTGCCCGGCGGGGCGTAGCCATGCGTCCGGACGGAGTCGTCCGGCGGCGGCTGATGCCCGTCGGAGAGCTTCAGCCGGGAGGAGCAGGAGATCTGCGGGGGCTTTGGGCGCTGCCGGGCCCCGGCCCATTGCCCGGAGAGACTCGCCGAGGAATGCAGCGTTGTCGGCGTCCCGTCCGGCATATCACGTACGTTTCCCCGTGGTGCTTTTCCTCGGCCAATGGTGCTCTTTCCCGGTCGACGCTGGTTTCGGTTTTCTCCCCGGGCCGCGTTGACTGCCTGGGGCACTACGTGAATACCACCGGATTCCCTGGCCGGAATTTCCGCTGATGGCCTGTGCGGCATGACGACGGAGTGCGAATGAGTCGATCTGGCATGGTCCGCCGCGGTGTTCGTGGCGTGCGGAGGGCGATTCGCGGGTGGGTCGGCGTGCTGGTCGTGCCGGTGGTGGCCGTTGCGGCCTGCAGTGGCCCGCCCAGGAGTGATGTGCGGTCGGCCAGGGCGACGCCGGACGACCCGACGGCTTTTGGGCGGTTGGTCGAGATCGGTCACGGGCGCAAGATGTATCTGGAGTGCCGGGGCAGCGGGTCTCCGACGGTTTTTCTTGTTCCGGGGCTGATCGCCGGGGCGGATACCTGGAGTTATGTGACCGGTTCCGGCGGCAAGATGAAGGCGAGCAGTTCTGCGGTATATCCCGGGGTGGGAAGGTTCACCAGGGTCTGTTCCTACGATCGGCCGGGAACGGCGCGGGAGGGCGGGACGCTCACCACGTCGTCGGAGGTCGCGCAGCCCACGACGGCACGCGGTGACGCCGCGGATCTGCACGCGTTGCTGAAAGCGGCGAAGGTGCCCGGCCCTTATGTGCTCGCGGGATGGTCGGCGGGCGGGCCCATCGCCAGGATCTACGCCGGTGAATATCCGCATGACGTGGCCGGGCTCGTTCTCGTGGACGCCGAGTCGGAATTCCTGCAATCACGGCTCACACCGGAGCAGTTCGCCGTATTTCTGGCGACGATCCGTAATGACGACAAGAAGCGCATCGCCCAGTGGAAGGACGTCGAACGACAGAATCCGGCGACTGTCTTCGAGCAGGTGCGTGCCGCTCCGCCGGTGCCGAGGGTTCCGGTGGTGGTGCTGACCGGGGACGAATTCGACGCCGATGCGTTCAGGACCCGGTTGCCGGCTGACGCCCCGAAGGATTTCCCTCAGGTCTTCTGGCGGGCTCAACTCGCCTCGCAGCGGGACCTTGCGCGGCAGTTCCCCGGTGCGCGGCACGTCACCAGGACGCGGAGTGATCACAACATCCACAACAATCAGCCGCAGCTGGTGATCGATGCGGTTCGCGGTGTGGTCGACGAGGCTCGTCGCCGGGCGGAGGGTACGCCTTCGTCTTCGCCCTAGCCCGCGGGACGGGGACGGGGACGGGTTCCCGCGGCTTCCTCAGCGCCTGGAGTCGCATGTCATGCCGCTCCGCCGTCCGCGGCGAGCCCCGGACGGCGGAGCGGCATGCCGTGACCGAGCGCGTGTGAGCGCGCGGCGGCTACCGGGGTGCCCCCGGCCCGGGGTGTGAGCCGTAGGCCTTCAGGAAGCGGTTGCGGAAGGTGTCCATCCGCCAGACCGGGGCTTTGTGGCCGGGGTTGAGGCTGGGTGTCCAGTGCCAGTCGGAGATGCGCTTCAGGACGTCGGGGTCGTGGGCGACGATCGCGACCGGGACGTCTCTGCTGGCGTGGTCGCCGGAGACCTTGGCGACGGGCTGGTGGTCGCCGAGGAAGACCAGCACGGTGTTCTTGTTGCCGTACTTCTCGACGTACGAGATGAGGCTGTTCAGGGAGTACTGGATGGACTTGCCGTACTCGGTGCGCACCTTGTCGGTCTGCTGCCAGACGTCGACGGGGTTCTTGCCGGCCTTCTCGATGGAGCGGTAGACGGAGCCGTCGCCGACCTTGTTCCAGGGGAGCGTCCTGGGGAGCGGCGCCCAGGGGTTGTGGCTGGAGGTCAGGATGATCTCGGACATCAGGGGCTTGTCGTGCGGCCGGCCGTGCTCCAGGCGCTGGAAGGCCGAGAGGCTGTACTGGTCGGGCATGGTCGACCAGCTGAACTTGGGGCCCTTGTAGCCGAGTTCCCGGGAGTCGTAGACGTGGTCGAGGCCGTAGAACTTGGCCTCCGGCCAGCTCTTGGTGACGCCCGGCATGATGCCGACGGTGCGCCAAGCGCCGGTGCGCTTGAAGGCGCTGGTGAGGGTCAGGTGATCGCCCGCGGTGACGGTGCGGTAGCGCTGCTGGTTGTCGATCCACAGGCCGGACAGGAAGGTGGAGTGGCCCAGCCAGCTGCTGCCGCCGTACGTCGCCGAGGTGAGCC includes:
- the mgt gene encoding macrolide-inactivating glycosyltransferase; translated protein: MTNPDCRGRAHIAMFSIAAHGHVNPSLEVMRELVARGHRVTYAIPRLLEEKVAETGAEPVLYRTTLPSPDDDPSAWGTTLLDNVEPFLDDAIQVLPQLIEAYDGDEPDLVLHDITAYPARVLAHRWGVPAISLSPNLVAWEGYEEEVAEPMWAEAKATERGRAYYEKFTDWLAGNGITQHPDPFLGRPARSIVLIPRALQPNADRVDETVHSFVGACQGDRAAQGDWERPADAERVLLVSLGSSFTKQPGFYGECIKAFGDLPGWHVVLQVGKHVTADDLGEIPGNVEVRDWVPQLAILKKADAFITHAGAGGSQEGLATATPMVAVPQAVDQFGNADVLQGLGVARHVPMEEADAATLRAAVLALVDDPEVRRRLAAIQREMDAEGGTRRAADLIEAELPGGA
- a CDS encoding alpha/beta fold hydrolase, yielding MSRSGMVRRGVRGVRRAIRGWVGVLVVPVVAVAACSGPPRSDVRSARATPDDPTAFGRLVEIGHGRKMYLECRGSGSPTVFLVPGLIAGADTWSYVTGSGGKMKASSSAVYPGVGRFTRVCSYDRPGTAREGGTLTTSSEVAQPTTARGDAADLHALLKAAKVPGPYVLAGWSAGGPIARIYAGEYPHDVAGLVLVDAESEFLQSRLTPEQFAVFLATIRNDDKKRIAQWKDVERQNPATVFEQVRAAPPVPRVPVVVLTGDEFDADAFRTRLPADAPKDFPQVFWRAQLASQRDLARQFPGARHVTRTRSDHNIHNNQPQLVIDAVRGVVDEARRRAEGTPSSSP